Proteins from a single region of Thiomicrorhabdus sp. Kp2:
- a CDS encoding DUF805 domain-containing protein has protein sequence MHFFLEPLNQYFNFKDRATRQQFWLFTLIYMVLYQVILATDVMTGMYDEETQVGLASTLYALGLFIPSLALSVRRLHDIGKSGWWLLLWLVPILGWIVLLVFYVLDSEKEENKYGVSPKYQQNTESSEPQVA, from the coding sequence ATGCATTTCTTTTTAGAGCCACTAAACCAATATTTTAATTTTAAAGATAGAGCAACCCGCCAGCAGTTTTGGTTGTTTACATTAATTTATATGGTTTTATATCAGGTTATTTTAGCTACGGACGTGATGACGGGTATGTATGATGAAGAAACCCAAGTAGGGCTGGCCTCTACTTTATATGCCTTAGGTTTATTTATTCCATCACTGGCTTTATCGGTTAGACGTTTACACGATATTGGTAAATCAGGCTGGTGGTTACTATTATGGTTAGTGCCAATTTTGGGTTGGATTGTTTTACTGGTATTTTATGTTTTGGATAGCGAAAAAGAAGAAAATAAGTACGGAGTAAGTCCTAAGTATCAGCAAAATACTGAGAGTAGCGAACCGCAGGTGGCTTAA
- a CDS encoding SMP-30/gluconolactonase/LRE family protein, producing the protein MKPIQSIRKSLFILMATACSMSAFASSDKAQIIVSEVGFSTPESVEYYADKDIYLVNNINGSPFAEDDNGFISKLSPDGKIIDLKWIDGANADVNLDAPKGMTIIGNKLFVADITQIRVFELPSGKQLPSIKVEGSSFLNGVTAGNGDYIYVTDTGMKPGFASSGTDAIYKIWANGKVETILKDAKMGRPNGILNDNGDVYVVFFSSAKMIKIDDNGNITAMPEPLAARLDGLVKLNNGGIAMSSWESSSIDVFRDGEYETIVEHLNSPADMDVDIKRNRLLIPLFNENKVIILTL; encoded by the coding sequence ATGAAACCCATCCAAAGCATTAGAAAAAGCCTTTTTATTTTAATGGCAACCGCTTGTTCAATGAGTGCTTTTGCTAGTTCAGATAAAGCACAAATAATTGTTAGCGAAGTTGGATTTTCAACACCTGAATCCGTGGAATATTATGCTGACAAAGACATCTATTTAGTCAATAACATTAATGGCAGTCCATTTGCCGAAGATGATAATGGCTTTATCTCAAAGCTGAGTCCAGACGGAAAAATCATTGATTTAAAATGGATTGATGGTGCCAATGCAGATGTAAATTTAGATGCCCCCAAAGGTATGACTATTATTGGCAATAAGCTGTTTGTTGCAGACATTACTCAAATACGTGTATTTGAACTACCCAGCGGCAAACAACTGCCATCAATTAAAGTTGAAGGCAGTAGTTTCTTAAATGGCGTCACTGCGGGTAATGGCGATTATATTTATGTGACAGATACGGGAATGAAACCAGGGTTTGCTTCTTCGGGTACGGATGCCATCTATAAAATCTGGGCAAACGGTAAAGTTGAAACCATTTTAAAAGATGCCAAAATGGGACGACCAAACGGTATTCTTAATGACAACGGTGACGTTTATGTGGTGTTCTTTAGCTCGGCTAAAATGATCAAAATAGATGACAACGGCAATATCACTGCCATGCCAGAACCGCTTGCAGCAAGGCTTGATGGTTTGGTGAAATTAAATAATGGTGGTATCGCTATGTCGAGCTGGGAAAGCTCATCCATTGATGTGTTTAGAGATGGCGAATATGAAACCATTGTGGAACACCTTAATTCGCCTGCAGACATGGATGTAGACATTAAACGTAACCGTTTGCTAATACCGCTATTTAATGAAAATAAAGTGATTATTTTGACGCTATAG
- a CDS encoding Dyp-type peroxidase → MNKTPQAGIFYESAKHMYFLEYRLKEINNQEIKSAISRALQSEKVSVVISFGKSAWSKLQPAWLPATLEDFYEVTATEGGHRAPSTQTDLFFWLQGEDVGEVFDQAMHIQQQMKSVAKLTLDERGFDYHNHMDLIGFEDGTANPKTDELKRDAALIPAGLPGEGGSLVMSEKWVHNMEKWNQVPVHCQEAVVGRTKIENEELEGDAMPVDSHVSRTDLKVDGVAMKVYRRSAPFGSVKQNGLLYLAFACELKRFTSQLESMYGHNEEGVIDQLLNYSTAVSGSYCFAPAMEDLQEMLQGISQ, encoded by the coding sequence ATGAACAAAACACCCCAAGCAGGCATTTTTTATGAATCTGCCAAACATATGTATTTTTTGGAATACCGTTTAAAAGAGATTAATAACCAAGAAATTAAATCGGCAATTAGCCGTGCTTTGCAATCTGAAAAAGTCTCAGTGGTGATCTCTTTTGGAAAATCAGCCTGGAGTAAATTACAGCCCGCTTGGTTGCCAGCTACCCTGGAAGACTTTTACGAAGTTACAGCTACTGAGGGTGGGCATAGAGCGCCATCAACACAAACGGATCTGTTTTTTTGGTTGCAAGGTGAAGATGTGGGGGAGGTGTTTGATCAAGCTATGCACATTCAACAACAGATGAAATCTGTGGCTAAGTTGACTTTGGATGAGCGTGGTTTTGATTACCATAATCATATGGATTTGATTGGCTTTGAAGATGGTACGGCCAACCCCAAAACTGATGAGTTAAAACGCGATGCCGCTTTGATTCCTGCAGGCCTGCCTGGTGAGGGAGGTAGCTTAGTGATGAGTGAAAAGTGGGTTCATAATATGGAAAAATGGAACCAAGTTCCAGTGCATTGCCAAGAAGCGGTGGTTGGCAGAACCAAAATTGAGAACGAAGAGTTGGAAGGCGATGCTATGCCTGTCGATTCGCATGTGAGCCGAACCGATTTAAAAGTGGATGGTGTGGCGATGAAGGTTTATCGCCGTTCCGCTCCTTTTGGAAGCGTTAAACAAAATGGATTGCTCTATTTGGCTTTTGCTTGTGAGCTTAAACGTTTTACTTCGCAATTGGAGAGTATGTACGGGCATAATGAAGAAGGTGTAATTGATCAGCTGCTAAATTACTCAACAGCGGTAAGTGGCTCTTATTGCTTTGCACCTGCGATGGAGGATTTGCAAGAGATGTTACAAGGCATTTCACAATAA
- the yaaA gene encoding peroxide stress protein YaaA: MLMVVSPAKALDESTPVQTELHTQGALLNEAAQLIDELKGVGPVEIGQMMHISEKLSELNYQRFQDWSMPFPEDKAKQAAWLFKGDVYQGLDAYSLDDKGIDYIQNHLAILSGLYGLLKPCDDMLPYRLEMGTKFANQKGKDLYAFWGSQITEQLNKLLAELGSKTLVNLASNEYFKAVKKRELNGRIITPIFKDWKNGQYKIISFYAKKARGLMARYAADHQVENAEDLKYFNTDGYQFNPEMSSETDWVFTRKIEE; this comes from the coding sequence ATGTTAATGGTTGTCTCCCCAGCAAAAGCTTTAGATGAATCAACGCCAGTGCAAACTGAATTACACACTCAGGGGGCGTTATTAAATGAAGCGGCACAATTAATTGATGAATTAAAAGGTGTGGGTCCTGTTGAGATTGGGCAGATGATGCACATTAGCGAAAAATTATCCGAACTGAATTACCAACGTTTTCAAGATTGGAGCATGCCTTTTCCAGAAGATAAAGCTAAGCAAGCCGCTTGGTTGTTTAAAGGTGATGTCTATCAAGGGTTGGATGCTTATTCATTGGATGATAAAGGGATTGATTACATTCAAAACCATTTGGCGATTTTATCTGGGCTTTATGGTTTATTGAAACCTTGCGATGATATGTTGCCGTACCGTTTAGAGATGGGGACTAAGTTTGCCAATCAAAAAGGCAAAGATTTATACGCTTTTTGGGGTAGCCAAATTACCGAGCAGCTGAATAAGTTATTGGCAGAGCTAGGCAGTAAAACTTTGGTAAATCTCGCCTCTAATGAGTATTTTAAAGCGGTAAAAAAGAGAGAGCTGAATGGCCGAATCATTACGCCGATTTTTAAAGATTGGAAAAACGGTCAATATAAAATCATCAGTTTTTATGCCAAAAAAGCACGAGGTCTAATGGCACGTTATGCGGCCGATCACCAAGTTGAAAATGCTGAAGACCTTAAATATTTTAATACAGATGGATATCAATTTAATCCAGAGATGTCTTCAGAGACTGATTGGGTTTTTACACGTAAAATTGAAGAGTAG
- a CDS encoding bile acid:sodium symporter family protein yields the protein MSPDLLTKVILPLSLFLIMFGMGLSLKLADFKNVAKSPKALSIGLIGQMVLLPIAAFLIAIALALPPEIAVGLIIIALAPGGATSNMFTYLSKGDTSLSISLTAVVSVITPFTIPILAALSMSYFMGNSTEFNLPIAKTIIQLLVITVVPVALGMFVLSRWPNMASKVEHYLRWFSILFLLLIIMLIVLKNKDNILDFFAQAGLATLLLNVLVLILGYQLAKIAKLPQPQAVSIGFEVGIQNGTLALLVAGTLIGNEVMMVPAVTYSLFMFLSGAIFGWWINKKATNV from the coding sequence ATGTCACCCGATTTATTAACCAAAGTAATCCTGCCTTTATCCCTTTTCTTAATTATGTTTGGCATGGGGTTATCACTCAAACTGGCCGACTTTAAAAACGTAGCCAAGTCTCCTAAAGCACTTAGTATTGGCCTTATTGGACAGATGGTATTATTGCCTATTGCGGCATTTCTTATTGCTATTGCTTTAGCCTTACCACCTGAGATAGCGGTAGGCTTAATAATTATCGCCTTAGCCCCAGGTGGTGCAACATCAAATATGTTTACCTATCTATCCAAAGGGGATACCTCTTTATCTATCTCATTAACGGCCGTAGTGAGTGTTATTACACCGTTTACCATCCCTATTTTAGCCGCCTTAAGCATGAGTTATTTTATGGGTAATAGCACTGAATTTAACCTACCGATTGCCAAAACGATTATTCAATTACTGGTGATTACGGTTGTGCCAGTGGCTTTAGGTATGTTTGTATTGTCGCGTTGGCCCAATATGGCTAGCAAAGTTGAGCACTATCTAAGATGGTTTTCAATTCTGTTTCTATTACTGATTATTATGTTGATTGTGCTAAAAAACAAAGACAATATTTTGGACTTTTTTGCTCAAGCAGGCCTGGCAACTTTATTATTGAATGTGTTGGTTTTAATACTAGGGTACCAATTAGCTAAAATAGCAAAACTCCCCCAACCACAAGCGGTTTCAATAGGCTTTGAAGTGGGAATACAAAATGGTACTTTGGCATTATTAGTGGCTGGAACCTTAATTGGTAATGAAGTGATGATGGTTCCCGCAGTGACTTATTCGCTATTCATGTTTTTAAGCGGTGCAATATTTGGCTGGTGGATTAATAAAAAAGCCACAAACGTTTAA
- a CDS encoding cold-shock protein, translating to MSTTTGTVKWFNETKGFGFIAQDSGPDVFAHFSQITGSGFKTLAEGQKVQFTVTDGQKGPQAENIEVIEG from the coding sequence ATGTCTACCACTACTGGCACCGTAAAATGGTTTAACGAAACAAAAGGCTTTGGTTTTATTGCACAAGATTCAGGACCTGATGTATTCGCTCACTTCAGTCAAATCACAGGATCTGGCTTCAAGACTCTTGCAGAGGGTCAGAAAGTTCAGTTTACTGTTACTGATGGTCAAAAAGGACCTCAAGCAGAAAACATCGAAGTAATCGAAGGTTAA